Proteins encoded within one genomic window of Besnoitia besnoiti strain Bb-Ger1 chromosome II, whole genome shotgun sequence:
- a CDS encoding hypothetical protein (encoded by transcript BESB_036210), which translates to MGMYGDRCPTAPSGPTDQLCASNFCEPQVVLIDNLELAVRAEDQVIYYGFMGFSGTPAAKAIDHVNRSGRGLTTDCVFGESGEKNRVRMSSGATDSTTEELEEVDRLVIPGAEQMSHTGNPNVLHLQEPLATTLHGSSAAVMPIHLRPPQAVAAALSVAARRQSLAVIHRHPGTGLECSDATIVSGTADRRLMSQ; encoded by the exons ATGGGCATGTATGGGGATCGGTGCCCCACTGCCCCCTCCGGACCGACAGACCAGCTTTGCGCGTCGAACTTTTGCGAGCCTCAGGTCGTCCTCATTGATAACCTCGAGCTCGCTGTTCGTGCAGAGGATCAAGTCATCTACTATGGCTTCATGGGTTTCAGTGGCACGCCGGCAGCGAAAGCTATAGACCAC GTTAACAGGTCGGGCCGCGGCCTCACTACAGATTGCGTCTTTGGCGAATCCGGCGAGAAGAACAGAGTACGGATGTCATCGGGCGCAACAG ATTCAACTACTGAGGAACTTGAAGAAGTGGATCGGCTGGTCATTCCCGGGGCGGAACAAATGTCACATACGGGAAACCCGAATGTTCTTCATCTTCAGGAGCCCTTGGCGACCACTCTGCATGGGTCGTCAGCAGCTGTCATGCCGATTCATCTGCGTCCGCCACAGGCTGTGGCTGCGGCCCTGTCGGTGGCAGCGCGACGCCAGAGTTTAGCGGTCATCCACAGACACCCAGGGACCGGTCTTGAATGCAGCGATGCAACAATCGTCTCAGGCACCGCGGATCGAAGACTAATGTCGCAGTGA
- a CDS encoding hypothetical protein (encoded by transcript BESB_036220), with translation MRWIFAVFAISSFLTAGANGEAADSLTPGASVDAHTTSLSYMYKYKKASATLVQMWRQYTALESAVRHLLRDYNVVVKQQKYREMVQRVASSQQSTENMITGKKKGGLNRRSIKAEVTSLKELKEQLAAESQRLEHLPTKDEPEKLLEHIELDETPLQLSRALRTENAELLRKSLKQCSKTVDKLLKKQKNLTTFIKGLKSRLNSKVHELFITQSAATGNVFDSDAPLTIHIPIGSHM, from the coding sequence ATGAGGTGGATCTTTGCCGTCTTTGCTATATCGTCGTTCCTCACGGCAGGAGCGAACGGCGAAGCCGCCGACTCCCTGACTccgggcgcctccgtcgaTGCACACACGACGAGCTTAAGCTATATGTACAAGTACAAGAAGGCCAGCGCCACGCTCGTTCAAATGTGGAGGCAATACACCGCACTGGAATCTGCTGTGCGTCACCTCTTACGGGACTACAACGTCGTGGTGAAGCAACAGAAGTATCGGGAGATGGTGCAGCGCGTTGCCAGCAGCCAGCAATCCACGGAAAATATGATTACGGGGAAGAAAAAGGGAGGACTCAACCGCCGCAGTATCAAGGCGGAGGTGACTAGTCTGAAGGAACTCAAAGAACAACTCGCTGCCGAATCCCAGCGATTGGAACATCTTCCCACAAAGGACGAGCCAGAGAAGCTACTGGAGCACATCGAGCTTGATGAGACGCCATTGCAGCTCTCTCGTGCGTTGCGCACCGAAAACGCAGAACTTTTACGGAAGTCCCTGAAGCAATGCTCCAAGACTGTCGACAAGCTTTTAAAGAAACAAAAGAATTTGACCACCTTCATCAAAGGACTGAAGTCTCGCCTGAATAGCAAGGTCCACGAGCTCTTTATCACGCAGTCTGCAGCGACTGGAAACGTATTTGATTCGGACGCGCCGCTTACCATTCACATCCCTATTGGCAGTCACATGTGA
- a CDS encoding hypothetical protein (encoded by transcript BESB_036230) codes for MPGVYEKPPKRSELLKEVSFILSLLKRNQKDGDWSEVMNTGVPMLLDLFAAERSKARSEASAEKEKQEREREEGQENGRKNERPLSELEARKEKEVAEVFFVGGVHAEFCDILKVAGHRNDTGDVMPILAVSRMAAVFDAAHCRVLTEGLQRLKVLWADPKGLTHVAQTLASVALFGLGPPLVSALIPASLLWVGASNLIRETRCPCSPCELQRRLLKISRNRDEIGVVQAAKDKKQICMSLVRGGGPGILREIFRTVASMRRRTGPSDSPVSEEQTVCEGQTGAQDHCYLDQALQFASWTLLLCSWPYEELHSGESILEFDNQSLLNTILDCFPVNDHGFLDSVSSLNLPGASSLLSVTLHLLLRLPAKTRAPLARKVNVIFRQVLEHLSRNIAARDPYTVSGKFFANYADIVPSDPPQTTDSATEDVNQDAHEEQRITDARPTVEILLLTPLFMGLLQSTFSEQNHDSASRGKATSVQVPSHATVSSDAPETDQDGGTEGLRTQALVTVGIAACQSLIDMYEYLRPLLSTWNGLDSRCSFVQFKGPLTPEIKKPFLPSRECLPPCTAVSLMPGFDFRGFYYSLVSAMLTLLGGMRLHSLPVRRWRFAENPAAKAGGSAAVGGLASAARKLLDFQKKELTEGCSYIKSAAAIVIMRAEQASALLLREEAHLKAGNLSTVVDDEAVDEECGTTINEDSGSGKSSELFPSESACLSREKKECMGRDLLGDPTEDRHEASNSVERCRSAC; via the exons ATGCCGGGCGTGTATGAGAAACCTCCGAAACGGTCGGAGCTTTTGAAGGAGGTCTCATTTATTCTCTCTTTACTTAAGCGAAACCAAAAAGATGGGGACTGGTCGGAAGTGATGAACACGGGCGTGCCTATGCTCTTGGATCTCTTTGCGGCAGAGAGGTCCAAGGCGCGCTCGGAAGCATCCGCTGAGAAAGAGAAAcaggaaagagagagagaagaggggcAGGAAAATGGCAGAAAGAACGAAAGGCCGTTGTCCGAGCTCGAGGCCAGAAAGGAGAAGGAAGTTGCAGAGGTGTTTTTTGTCGGCGGTGTGCACGCGGAGTTTTGCGATATTCTAAAGGTCGCCGGCCATAGGAATGACACCGGCGATGTCATGCCTATCCTGGCG GTCAGTCGCATGGCTGCAGTGTTCGACGCTGCACATTGCCGGGTCTTGACAGAGGGTCTGCAACGTCTCAAAGTCCTCTGGGCGGATCCGAAAGGTCTGACTCACGTGGCGCAG ACCCTTGCATCCGTAgcgctcttcggcctcgGCCCTCCTCTTGTGTCCGCGTTGAttcctgcctctctgctgtgGGTTGGAGCGTCGAACCTCATTCGAGAAACACG GTGCCCCTGCTCGCCCTGTGAACTCCAGCGGCGACTGCTCAAAATAAGCCGAAACAGGGATGAAATCGGCGTTGTACAGGCAGCGAAGGATAAAAAACAAATTTGCATGTCGCTTGTGCGAGGGGGAGGCCCCGGCATCCTTCGAGAGATTTTTAGAACAGTAGCGTCGATGAGACGAAGAACCG GTCCCTCTGATTCACCCGTCAGTGAAGAGCAAACCGTTTGTGAGGGCCAAACCGGAGCGCAGGACCACTG CTACCTCGACCAGGCACTTCAGTTTGCCTCATGGACGCTCTTGCTGTGTTCATGGCCATACGAAGAACTTCACAGCGGCGAAAGCATTTTGGAGTTTGATAACCAATCTTTGTTA AACACTATCCTGGATTGTTTCCCAGTAAACGACCACGGTTTCCTGGATTCAGTTTCTTCGTTAAACCTTCCGGGGGCaagctctctcctctcggtAACCCTACACTTACTTCTGAGGTTACCAGCAAAGACGCGTGCACCGCTCGCTCGGAAGGTGAACGTCATCTTTCGACAGGTGCTGGAGCATTTATCTCGAAATATCGCAGCTAGAGATCCATATACTGTCTCCGGGAAGTTCTTCGCCAACTATGCGGATATTGTTCCCTCTGACCCCCCTCAAACGACAGACAGCGCCACAG AAGACGTCAACCAGGATGCCCACGAAGAACAGCGAATCACCGACGCACGACCAACAGTCGAGATTTTGTTGCTGACTCCGCTATTCATGGGACTGCTGCAATCAACCTTTTCTGAGCAAAACCATGACAGCGCTTCTCGGGGCAAGGCTACTTCCGTTCAAGTTCCTAGCCATGCCACGGTCAGCAGTGACGCACCCGAGACTGACCAGGACGGTGGCACGGAGGGGCTCAGAACTCAGGCACTGGTCACTGTGGGTATCGCGGCTTGCCAATCACTCATCGACATGTACGAGTATTTGCGACCGCTTCTGAGCACATGGAATGGTCTTGACTCACGCTGTTCTTTCGTACAATTCAAAGGCCCCTTGACGCCGGAGATAAAGAAACCGTTTCTGCCATCAAGGGAATGTCTGCCCCCTTGCACAGCTGTTAGTCTGATGCCCGGATTCGACTTTCGGGGTTTCTACTATAGCCTCGTCAGTGCCATGCTGACGTTACTGGGAGGCATGCGGCTACACTCCTTACCAGTGAGACGCTGGAGATTTGCTGAGAATCCCGCAGCGAAAGCCGGCGGGTCGGCAGCTGTTGGCGGCCTTGCGTCAGCGGCAAGGAAACTTCTAGATTTTCAGAAAAAG GAGTTGACGGAGGGGTGTTCCTACATCAAGAGCGCTGCAGCCATCGTTATTATGCGTGCTGAGCAAGCGTCTGCTCTGCTGCTGAGGGAAGAAGCACACCTCAAGGCAGGCAATCTGAGTACAGTTGTTGACGACGAGGCAGTTGACGAAGAGTGTGGCACCACCATAAATGAAGACTCTGGCTCCGGTAAAAGCAGCGAACTTTTCCCAAGCGAGTCAGCCTGCCTCTCGAGGGAAAAGAAAGAATGCATGGGGAGAGATCTTCTGGGAGATCCCACAGAAGACAGGCATGAGGCGTCAAACAGTGTAGAACGCTGCCGATCCGCCTGCTGA